The following coding sequences are from one Sardina pilchardus chromosome 16, fSarPil1.1, whole genome shotgun sequence window:
- the rab39bb gene encoding RAB39B, member RAS oncogene family b produces the protein MEAIWLYQFRLIVIGDSTVGKSCLIRRFTEGRFAQVSDPTVGVDFFSRLVEIEPGKRIKLQIWDTAGQERFRSITRAYYRNSVGGLLLFDITNRRSFQNVHEWLEEARSHVQPHSIVFLLVGHKCDLEAQRQVSRQEAEKLAAAYGMRYVETSARDAINVERAFTELTRDIFELVKRGDITIQEGWEGVKSGFVPNVVHSSEEVTKSDRRCLC, from the exons ATGGAGGCGATATGGCTGTACCAGTTCCGACTGATTGTCATCGGTGACTCCACCGTGGGGAAGTCGTGCTTGATCCGACGCTTCACCGAGGGGCGTTTCGCACAGGTGTCAGATCCTACCGTGGGGGTGGACTTCTTCTCTCGACTAGTCGAAATTGAACCTGGCAAACGCATCAAACTACAGATTTGGGACACTGCAGGCCAGGAGCGCTTCAG GTCCATTACTCGAGCTTACTACCGCAACTCGGTGGGCGGCCTCCTGCTGTTCGACATCACCAACCGCCGCTCGTTCCAGAACGTCCACGAGTGGCTGGAGGAGGCGCGTAGCCACGTGCAGCCGCACAGCATCGTCTTCCTGCTGGTGGGCCACAAGTGCGACCTGGAGGCCCAGCGGCAGGTGAGCCGGCAGGAGGCCGAGAAGCTGGCGGCGGCCTACGGCATGCGCTACGTGGAGACGTCGGCGCGCGACGCCATCAACGTGGAGAGGGCCTTCACCGAGCTGACGCGCGACATCTTCGAGCTGGTCAAGCGCGGCGACATCACCATCCAGGAGGGCTGGGAGGGCGTGAAGAGCGGCTTCGTGCCCAACGTCGTGCACTCCTCGGAGGAAGTCACCAAAAGTGACCGCCGGTGCCTGTGCTga
- the zgc:162171 gene encoding ras-related protein Rab-38: MHYIAMQQERLLKVLVIGDLGVGKTSIIKRYVHQIFSQHYRATIGVDFALKVLDWDQQTVVRLQLWDIAGQERYGNMTRVYYREAVGALVVFDMTRYSTFQAVLKWKGDLDSKVALCNGRPVPAVLLANKCDQELYGLCSKLPKLDTFSREQGFVGWYETSARDNTNIDAAMMCLVENILANSTDRDSNTPEDSDPNVVILPSFDYNLHERPGPGCSSCSKLKERRE, from the exons ATGCATTACATAGCTATGCAACAGGAACGTTTGTTAAAAGTCCTTGTGATAGGAGATTTGGGTGTCGGCAAGACATCCATTATTAAGCGCTATGTCCACCAGATATTCTCTCAACACTACCGCGCCACTATAGGGGTGGATTTTGCATTGAAAGTACTGGACTGGGACCAACAGACTGTAGTGCGCCTTCAGCTGTGGGATATTGCTG GTCAGGAGCGTTATGGCAACATGACACGCGTGTACTACCGGGAGGCCGTTGGCGCATTGGTAGTCTTCGACATGACGCGCTACTCCACCTTCCAAGCCGTTCTCAAGTGGAAGGGCGACCTGGACTCCAAGGTGGCGCTGTGTAACGGGCGCCCTGTGCCCGCCGTCCTGTTGGCCAACAAGTGTGACCAGGAGCTCTACGGCCTCTGCTCCAAACTGCCCAAGCTGGACACGTTCTCCCGCGAGCAGGGCTTTGTGGGCTGGTACGAGACGTCTGCCAGG GACAACACAAACATCGATGCAGCGATGATGTGTCTGGTGGAGAACATTCTGGCgaacagcacagacagagacagcaaCACGCCAGAGGACTCCGACCCCAACGTCGTCATCCTGCCTTCCTTCGACTACAACCTCCATGAAAGGCCTGGCCCAGGTTGCTCGTCATGTTCAAAGCTCAAGGAAAGGAGGGAGTGA